In Oryza sativa Japonica Group chromosome 2, ASM3414082v1, the following are encoded in one genomic region:
- the LOC4328332 gene encoding uncharacterized protein, producing MPCARAEDALPSAAIAALEMPSSAAAAAAAGGLIQKVGGGRRSGGSGRALHRSAHLSAEDDGHAPPPASCSKDDKIGGGGKREGSQRSRMRKYRSQLEQEVKKLQRQLEEEIDLHVALADAVMQNAGPVLNSSVKIPYKAQELLTNIASLESAVSKLEKDLNELYYQLCHERNERLLAESKPGCLPSTSPDHSLSTCTCTWEEHISSLRDLKFGGSESMRSTQQDLYSELEYEQDVGEDPEERQMVSLNRLFEKHRDVSLNRLLEKHRDEEMQESCSTDKEGEEDEKIDTLSFEQSILKITSMKLGNLWNNPNQLSEEMVRCMRNIFLRLSESSKMLPKESSDCSSSSAERLSGSTLASFSDSSIIPSMLRSPSVDSNRNDEMTTEASNFDPYKVNGKESRRDIGNYHSAAEVSWMSVGKEQLEYASEALKKFRFLVEQLSKVNPNSMNCDERLAFWINLYNALIMHAYLAYGVPRNDIKLFSLMQKACYTVGGQSFSAAEIEFVILKMKTPVHRPQLSLMLALNKFKITEEHKKYSIDGTEPLVLFGLSCGMFSSPAVRIFSAANVRQELQESLRDYVQASVGISDRGKLLIPKLLQSYAKGNVEDSLLADWICHHLTPDQVAVIRDSSSQRKQRLLGARSFTVVAFDSKFRYLFLPDSSGSQKPEPKRTS from the exons AtgccgtgcgcgcgcgccgaggACGCGCTgccctccgccgccatcgccgccctcgAGATgccatcctccgccgccgccgccgcagcagc AGGCGGTCTGATCCAGAaggtgggcggcggccggagatcGGGCGGGTCGGGGCGGGCGTTGCATCGGTCGGCGCATCTGTCGGCGGAGGACGacggccacgcgccgccgccggcgagctgcaGCAAG GATGATAAGATCGGTGGTGGtgggaagagagaagggagcCAGAGGAGCAGGATGAGGAAGTACAGGTCGCAGCTCGAGCAGGAA GTCAAGAAATTACAGAGGCAGCTCGAAGAAGAGATTGATTTGCATGTTGCGCTGGCAGACGCTGTTATGCAAAATGCTGGACCTGTACTGAACTCCTCTGTGAAGATTCCATACAAG GCACAAGAATTACTAACTAACATTGCCTCCTTGGAAAGTGCCGTATCGAAGCTTGAAAAGGACTTAAATGAACTATATTACCAGCTTTGTCATGAAAGGAATGAAAGGTTACTTGCCGAAAGTAAACCAGGGTGCTTGCCATCTACATCCCCAGATCACTCATTGTCAACTTGCACGTGCACATGggaagaa CACATATCATCATTGAGAGATTTAAAGTTTGGAGGATCTGAGTCAATGAGGTCAACACAACAAGATTTATACTCTGAACTTGAATATGAACAAGATGTTGGAGAAGATCCTGAGGAGAGACAAATGGTTTCTCTAAATAGACTATTTGAAAAACACCGGGATGTTTCTTTAAATAGACTTCTGGAAAAACACCGGGATGAAGAG ATGCAAGAATCTTGCTCTACTGATAAAGAAGGCGAAGAAGATGAGAAGATTGATACTCTATCATTTGAACAATCCATACTAAAGATAACTAGCATGAAATTAGGGAATCTTTGGAACAATCCTAACCAGCTCTCAGAGGAGATGGTTCGTTGCATGAGAAACATTTTCCTCCGTCTATCTGAATCCTCGAAGATGTTACCAAAGGAATCTTCTGATTGTTCATCTTCCTCAGCAGAACGTCTTTCTGGTTCTACACTGGCATCCTTCTCAGATTCATCCATCATTCCCTCAATGCTACGAAGTCCTTCAGTTGACTCGAATCGCAATGATGAGATGACAACTGAAGCCAGCAACTTTGATCCATATAAAGTTAATGGGAAGGAAAGCCGAAGAGATATTGGAAATTATCATTCAGCAGCTGAAGTATCTTGGATGTCTGTTGGAAAGGAGCAACTTGAATATGCATCTGAAGCTCTAAAAAAATTCAG ATTTCTTGTGGAACAGCTATCAAAGGTTAACCCTAATAGTATGAACTGTGATGAGCGGCTAGCCTTTTGGATTAATTTGTACAATGCACTGATTATGCAT GCATATCTAGCATATGGAGTTCCACGAAATGATATCAAGCTTTTTTCCCTAATGCAAAAG GCCTGTTACACAGTTGGTGGTCAGTCTTTCAGTGCTGCTGAAATAGAATTTGTGATTCTAAAGATGAAGACTCCAGTGCATCGGCCCCAACTT TCCTTGATGCTAGCTCTTAACAAGTTCAAAATTACTGAGGAGCACAAGAAATACTCGATTGATGGGACAGAACCCCTTGTGTTGTTTGGACTCAGCTGCGGAATGTTCTCTTCACCCGCC GTGAGGATCTTCTCTGCAGCAAATGTCCGTCAGGAGCTTCAGGAATCTTTGAGAGACTATGTCCAAGCGTCTGTTGGTATAAGCGACCGAGGGAAACTGCTAATCCCAAAGTTACTGCAGAGCTATGCCAAGGGGAATGTCGAAGATTCTTTGCTCGCTGACTGGATCTGCCATCACCTTACACCTGATCAAGTTGCAGTCATCCGAGATTCTTCTTCACAGCGGAAGCAGCGGCTTCTTGGAGCACGCAGTTTTACTGTTGTTGCATTCGACTCAAAATTCCGCTATCTGTTCTTGCCTGACAGCAGTGGCTCCCAGAAGCCAGAACCCAAACGGACTTCGTGA